The genomic window attttatggtattactccaaaaaaagtgctatgagccatcaaacctcggaaatacttTCCAAAAGGTATCCACAATTTTGGTCACTAGTGTAGTTATTGCCACCCCTTGTCTTCTGAGCCATGCATGTGTGGTGTGGGGTAGTGCAAGGGATCTGCCCTTCATCCTGCAGCGATAGGGAGGGGAGGTCCAAGTATGTCGGAGGCGCTAGTTCATATGAACTGTGCCTGCTCAAGTTGCCTAGTTAATTTGAAACCCGCGTCCTACTCAAAACAAATTTATGCCGGAGGGCGATCTTTTCTAGATTGCGGCCAGTTAAATGCACCACAGGAAAGCAAATAAACACCAACTGGCACCAGCTTTGTAGCGGGTGCTTCTAGAGATGGCTTTATTGTGGGATCAGGGCTTGCCCGTTGCAGCCCTTTGCATACAAATTGGGTGTTGGCTTTTGCTgtccaactccccaagggactttGAGTGCCCTGAGTCCATGATGGGTCAGAGAAGAATAGCCCACATACTTTCCATCAAGCTCTGCCTGCTGGTGTGAACAGCAAGTGGTGGAACAGCAGTGAATGTTATGAGTACAAAAAGAGTGTATGGATGCTAATGTGCCAAAGACACAGAAAAATCTGGTCTGAATGACTTCTTTGTGATATTAAATATCCCTTCCTAGGAGCACCCAGTATGTTCCTCTTTCTCAAATACAGGGTTTCCCAGTTCTGTTAGCTGAACCATATAGCACTGAAAGACTATGTAACCTATTTCTATACCTAATGTTTTGCCAACATGAAAAGACTGTGCACATTCTTATTACTCAATATAATCTATCAGTATTATGAATTCAAAACAAGCTTAAACCTTTTCTCTTATCATGACTTTTGTCTATTTAAAGTGACTTACAACGTATTctcgtggtatctgaagaagtgtgcatgcacacgaaagctcataccaagaacaaactcagttggtctataaggtgctactggaaagaattttctattgttTCAACGTATTCTCGATACTTTTATATGAAAAAACCTGGTGAAATGAAACCTTGTGTACATTGATCTCACATTATGCTGTAACTGTTTTGTAGGCAGACAAGTTGTTAAATTTGTTGAAGCGGCACTTCCTTGCACCAgtaaaggaaaatgaaaatatggtaagcacaaaatatattttgcctATCAATTTCTGTGTTTTTCATTCCCTTTAAAACACCCTGCTCACTTGTTAGTTATGCATATGCTGGCACAAGTGATTCTCACCTGATTTTTATCACAGTTATTCTTGGGGTATAAACTGTAAGCCATTTTCTGAAATTACTAAATAAGTGATTGAGTTTCAGCTAGATGGGAAAATCTCCCCATGTTGCTTCTTCAGTGTTTACAAATAATTTGGAAATAAGAATGATGTGGTCCAATTTACCTGGTACAGGTAAACAAAAGAGGCTTATCTACAGATACAGATGACCTAAACAGCAGTCAAAGGCTTGTAAACGAGTCCATGGTGACTAAAAGGCGTAGAAAACAGAAAAATGATGATGCACAGGGAAACCCAGAAGGAAAAACAGAagttccagaaaaagaggtgactTTATGTATCATTGGGTctttattttgtaaatatttacCTGTTGCTTTTGGAATTTTTTGTTGGTATTTTAtgcttttgaaaagcattttatatgaaAAGGCTATAGTGCTTTTTGCAATAATCAAAAGGTAACAACATTTACAAGTTGTGTGTACTGTCCTTCAAAAAGGTGTCAAGACATGTCTGATCCTGAACCCTGAATAAATTAAATTATGCATAATTTACTTTGTAACGTTGTTAGTCATTGGGTGCAAAGAACTATTCAGGGCACTCTCCAACTTTTGAAGTtggcctttttgtgtgatgtaggtatgatgtatctggggggtgggctttgggctacacctcttctgtgatgtatgtgatacttctgggggtggtcttgaactgcagcgtgggcaatttcaaatttctatataagagCAGGCGTGCCTTTGTTCTAGGTTCCTTTTTCTGTTGTGTGAGaggaaggaccctgttgcaacagaacaataaagatcaagcttactagctgctttgcttctaaatattctctggttggcctctgttatttactcctaccgatggagaacctgcaaaggactcttCAAGGGCTCTtgtttaccccataagggaataagggcagattttgttttattACAAAATCCATGCTCTGCTTTCCTTATCTTTTGCCTGTATATTTACAAGCATGCATTGAAGCCCTAGGCTTTCTTTTACTGTTCTACTGTAGCAGAAAAGCAAAATGCTTATTTGCAAGTTTATATTTTTGAACTGCAGATTCTGACAGAGGTGACAGAATGTGAAGAGGCCCAGGATGTTGAGTCTAGAAAGACACTGAAGACCAGCCCAAACAAGTGTCTGTTGAACAGTGGAGTTGTAGAAAATTTAGCAGATAACTCGGATACTGAAGGTcaacaacaaaagagaaaaacCAGACGAAAAGGAGGTGAAAGTAACTTACACTTTTAAGTAAAATGCTTGTTTTGTGCTGGTCCAGTACAGTGTGGGGGGCAATCTGTTGTCTATATTTTCACACTCAGTAAAATCTGGGATTCTTGGGAGCTGAACAGTAGTCTGTAGACAGTAAGATTCAGGAGCAGCAGTGTTGCTCTGGCTAGTAGTCTCGCGAAGAGTAATGTGAGGAGCTTCAATGTACcacttttattttcctctttgtcATCAGTACGCTCAAGACTAACAAAATCGCCATTGCACAAAGTCATTAGTAGAAAGCCTTAGCAAACATTGCAATCATATGAAAGATTTTCTGATGGAAACTTGAATAGCTAAATTTGTCCTGCTTAACTTAAAAAATTTGAAAATAGTAAGAACGGTTTGAAATTGTAGCACTAGTGTTGCCCAATAATTTTCAAGTTTTCTCCCATATCTGTTTCCATCAGATAGGATTCTTGTGGATCCTGTCTCTGAAAAGAAACCTGGGAGAACAAGATTTGCTTCTACCACTCCAAGTAAGTAGCATTAATACAGCTGACCTGCAATAGAAGGAAAAAATATTAACCTACTTGTACATGAATCTAAATTTTTAATTGCACAGCTGCTGTTTTTATCCTTCGCTTTGTCATTTGTTTGGCTGTTAAATCACATTGAtgtgcttattttaaaaaatatgtgggaAAGATTTTTATGGAAGAATTTTGCAGCAAATCTTCAGAGCCACTGATATGGTAACCAGCAACTATCCTCAGCTTGCAGTTGAGTTCCCTTGTCTTGACTACTGAAAAGTATCTTACGTGACACCTTGATGCTTGCTATTTCTGTTTTGCCTTCTGTGTAACAGTTCAGATGGAACTCACACAATTCCATGTACATGGGATTTCTTTGTGCAAAAGGTTTTAACCAGAACAAAACATCTTTTGAAGGCTGATATGTAGAGGAGCATGGGGAGACTTGGAAGTAAATTTAAAGCTTCATACTAATGagtacagcaataataataataataataataataataataaacttttcttTTTGATGTACTAGTATTCTGCTTATATTTCATATGTACCACCTCATTTTCTTGAATTGCATCTGCTACGTGGTTTGCGTCTTAAAATAACCATGCTTTCTTACTCTGATATAGCTGTAATAAATGTGCAAATATTTCAAAGTTTTCCCATGCTCACAGGTCATTGTCCACGAAGACACATCTGGATTTGTATCTGGTACAAATCCAACTGATTAATACATGTCTCCATGGCATTACATGCAAATAAACTGTAGTTACTGGCATGTTAGAGAGGGAATGTAAAACTGTCAAACTTGTACTTCTAGAACATTGCTGTGAAAAAGCAAACCATTTGGAGATTACATTTTTACATACCCAATTACAGTTCTCTTAAGCTACTGTAtgttcagagctgtcaaccttcctttttttgcattgggaaatggccatagctgtcaacttttcctttttttgcaatgggaaatggcgctggaataagggaatttcccgcaaaaaagggaaagttgacagctatgtgtatgTTGTATACTATACCAAAAGTTATGAGGCACAGATGATATTATATGCTGCAAACATAAATGAGAAATCAGAACTCTTCAGCATTTGCAGTGgacttgttctttttttaaaaaaatattagtcTCATTTATCAGCATGAATACCAATAAGGAAGATCTCATGAAACTGATATTTTTACTGACATTCATGAAGCTAAAAAAATAGATGTCAAGACCTTGGGTGAAAACAGAAGTAGGAATGGTTTGTCCCAGTACTGAAGGAAGACTTTACAACTAAAAATGGGAGAATAAATTTAATAAGGGTACAATTACAGATAATTAACACAATACTAAAGAACTAGAGGAGGAAGATAGCTgtcactttaatttttttaaatggcaactTTATTACGGGAGTAaaaaagcaactatttaaaacaaaagtcAGTTCATGTATTGAATCCACTATAGAACTTCAGCAGTAAATCTTGGTATACATATTTGTATCCAGTGCTGCACAAGTGGAGTTGCACTCGCACaatatttccccttcctcctcctctgttcatCCCCAGaatcttctctggagcagatgttctggggatgtggggtggggctgCATAAAAGGAAGTTACTGTGCAAATGGAACAGCAGTGTTGGACACAACCTTGTAAAGTTACTGGTTGCAAATAGAATAACAATCTGCCTCCCGACCACAGCAGTCTGCTGCATTTCTCTGCTGGGTGCAGATAAGGGCACTGAGTGCTCCATTTCTCTTCTAGCACACACACCTGCATGATTCTTGTTGATTTGTAGGGGGCTGCAAACTGACAATTAAATTGGTATGTGTACTTTTAAAGACAAATATTGGTAACAACGTTCTTTTTAATTCTGAAGATTTTAAGAAGATTCATGAGGCTCAATTCAAGAAAATGAAATCTATTGATGAGTACAttgaaagaaagaataaaatgaTACGCAACTTCAGCAATTCTGTTAATGAGGTCAAGGTAAGGATTAACTTTCTCCACCACACCCTATATGCCGAGTATTTAGAATGAAACCTGCATTCACTCATAGTAATTACCAGCAAAGGTGCATGTCATAAATTTAGCCCTCCTTTCTTCCAAAGACCACCTCACCAATGACATAGGTCTGTCAGTCCCTGCATACTGTGAAGTTCTTCCATGCAATGTATTCTGACCCATGGAGTAGCTTGGCCCAGTCCTAATTGCCCTACATTCTCCATACCTTTCTTTTgcttttcccatttttcttttcttttctttttttcttttctttgttagaCCCTCCTTAATCTTCAGGGGACATACTTACCAGGGTTGAAACCAACTTGTCCCCATAAGTCTTGTGGAGATTGACCCTTTAAACATTTGTATTTTATAATCACCAGGTATTTCAGCATTATGACTGCAGGACTATTAAAGTATTCTGTGCCCCAGCCCCTCTCCTCACCAACCCCACAATCACTCCAGCAGCATCAACACCCTAGAGCTCCTTCCCACTCCATGAAGTGAAAAAGCTTGCTTTTCATATTTCCAACCCCATTCAGGATAGAAGCCACTCCTATTCTGAAACCCTGCTTTGCACCAATTTTTGCATTCACCCCCACGCCCATACAGcctcttccctccttttttaTGCACCCTCCCTGCACACAGACCCACCTACATTCTCTTCCTGAACATTGCAATTACTAATCACTCTTGCACCTGCCAAATTATAAAGCCACCATCCCCTCCTATTCAGCAGCCCCTTTTAAACCCCTACATTTTTCAGCCCCTTTTGCACCAGTTTTACCATCACCCtttactttcccccctctcctttccttttctcaaCTCCCGCTTGCACACAGACCAAGCAGACCATGCTTGAATGAACAACATTGCATGAAGGTACTTCTCTTCACCACCTCACACACAGAAAGACTCCCCCCTTCCCTACCAAgtgttttctccctcttcttcctcctgcccctGCTTTAGAAAGTTAGGAATCAGCCCATGAAAACAACACAGTGGTGGGCTAGTGAAAATATAATTTAGATGTGAAAGTTTGCTAGGCATTATAGCCAATGTGATAAGCTAACAGCTTCAGATATCATTCCAATTAAGACCCATGTGATCTCTGCTTTTCAGCAGGCAATGAAAATGTGGCTCTTTAGCTTAGGGCACAAGATACAGCCTGGTTTTTGAGTTTATCACTTGGTTTAACTTTGTAAACCACTAAAATATCATAATAGACTGAAAGTGCACAGAAGTATTGACAAATTAAACTTTAAAGCAGTCATATTTTGAGGCTCACAACTGATTTCAGCGGTTTTTCATCTCCTGGTATAGTAGGTTTCCTAATGCCTGCATAGGGCTCAGACAGACAGCAATAGGCAGTCTATGCTTACGTCAATTTTAGTGGGATTTCTTGTTCAGAATTTCTGTGGCACTTAGTTTGGCTAAAGCCAGCCATATTTGCTTTTAATTTGGCAATGTGTTCTTCCTGGGGAACCAGAATAACACCCATACAAATGATAGTTTATCTTCCAATGATGGCAGGTGCTGGCTCAGAAGACATCTCAGAAACACACTCAAAACAGTAATTCCAAGGTGAGAATAAATTATTGGTTTTCAGGTTACCTTAAACTTTAATGATCCTTGATTTACTCCAAATCACAGTACAGACTTGAAAATATGCTAATATCCCTCATATTTGCAGAAGCGTTCCAGTTCCGGAGGATTTTTATTAAGCCCTTATCCTCAAAGGAATAAGCAGTCTGCTGTGTGTACTCCCGTAAACTTGCAATACTCACCACACAATTCTTCTGACACGgcaaacaaaagcattttatCTCAAAAATCAATATTCAGCTCTACCAGCCTCTCTACCACCAAGATGAATGTCAGGTAAAGACACTATAAGTAGCAACAGCTAATAAAATAATAGTATTGTGAGATTATGACATTTATAGAATGCTACACAGTTGAAACATGTATACTTAATTATAACaatggatgaagggtgatatacacatttaataaataaaataaaaataaacactacTTTAAAAGATTGCGGGGGGCTAGTAGTTCGGGCTTTTGCATGTTTTCAGTGTTAATTTGGAAGAAAACTGGATTTAAGGAATAGCTGAAACTGCGCCATTAAATACTGAAAATAACTATTTTGCTCAGATTCTCTACATCTACAAAGGATAACGAGCACAAGCGCTCCCTTACCAAGACGCCATCTAGGAAAACTCCTTTCCTGAACGTTGGTACTCCTGCCAGCCAGAAGAGCAATAAGGCAATAACCGTGACAAATTCCAAAGGAATTGCAACAAAGCATCAAGCAGCAGAAACCCCAACAAACTCTGGTAACTGATGAACtgaatttgcaaataaacacaATGTCCATTGTCTATACTTGATTCTACAAGGGAGGGACAATTCTTGCAGTGTAGGCATCTGGTGCAGAATCTGTGGGCTATTGTTGCATAGTGAGGATTGGGTTCTCTCCTCAGTGTCTAAGGCACTGAAGTAACACTACACTGGTGGAGTAGGCTACAAGAAGGGAAAAATTTAATTCAGCATGAAAAGCTGGAACAGCATTGCCCTTCAATATGCAGTCCAGTGTGTTATAAGTAAACTCTCTGGAGACTTAAAGGTCTATCCTCTCATTCCTATCTTGATTTGTCTTTTGAAGCCCCATATGGTGTCCTGTCTCATCATTCTTCCACTTCACCCCCTGCAACCCATATTCTTAATGGAAGTTTTCTTTCCTTCAATAAACACTTGTCTAATTGAAAGGCATTCATGCTTCTTTGGAATAAAGCCAGTTTTATAGTGTAACTATATTTGTAATTTATTTGTTCAGTACATGATTAGATGACTGAGGAACTCAAGCATACTTTTCAGTTAAAGAAAGAACAACATCATCCTCTTTTTAACCTTTTACTTTTGCTCTGGGGAGTTCGGTATTAAGtctaattacagtcatacctcaggttgtgaactctgtgggttacgttttttcgggttgcgctcgcgCCGatcccggaagtaccggaatgggttacttccaggtttcggtgcatgcgcagaagcgccgaatcatgaCGGGCAGAAGcggcactgcaggttgcgaaagtgtctcccacacggatcacgttcacaacccaagcgACCACTGTACTACTAGAATCCAAATGGAAGTGTAAGAGTAACTTGTTTTTCATCAAATTTACAGCTCAGTCAAGCTTCTATACGTAACACTTTGAAGCAGAAAACAGTTTAGCTGGTATCATTTGCTAAGTTTTACCTGCCTGTCACTGGTGTTCATGTGCGGTCTTCTTTTAATAGCCGTTACCCCTTTCAAGATTGAAGCTATTGCCCCTTTCACGTTTGGAGCCACCAGCACAAAGAAACCAGTATTTGATTTACAAGCAAGTCTGTCAAGACCTCTTGGCTATCAGCCACATAAAGGTATTGAAAATTGGCGTGGCAATATAgttgcaaaatgtgtgttttcctAAAATGACACCAACTTTCAgtacacatagaatcataaattTGTAGCGTTGAAAGAGgccacatgggtcatctagtccaaccccctgcaatgcaggaatcttgccaaACATGGGCCTTGAACCTACGTCCCTGAGatagtctcatgttctactgactaaGCTATCTTCCCATTTATCATACCACTTGGATTGATAAATTTTATGTACATCATTTAGAAATCTTAATGAATTTGTCTGTTCTAAATCATATTGAAATGAGTTCATTCTTGGTCTATGAAGGCCACGACACAGACCTTTAGACAAAGTAGAAAGCACTTGCACTCCTAGGGTTTTTTGCCCATTACATACAGAGGTAGGGAAAGTGCATTTCTGTCTAGTTCTGTTAACTGCAAAGGATAGCAAGTAAAATAACTAATCTTGCAGCTTTTCATGAATTCCTAACAATTATGCTTCACTGTATTAGTACTGTTTGCTAGTTTTTCACAGAAGACATACAGTAGTTGTGTGAGTAAAACCCACTACTGGTAGGCTTGAAAAAAGTTACCTGATCTAATCATTCCTTGATCATAAAATTTCATGTGTTCAAGCTTAAGTAGGTCAGCACTGATTTGTAGATGAATTTTGCCTTTCCAGAGTAATAATACATTGCAAGTAGTAAGTGCTAATGTGCAGACTGAAATTGGAATATACTTAATTATCTTCACAATTTGTGCTATATACAAAGGCTAAATCTTGGCATATTTTCCTTCTATGTAAATATAGGAAGACTGAAACCTTGGGGCAAATCAAAGGAGAACCTCCAGACACCATGTTCACACAAGACAAATTATAAACAGCCACTTCTTCAGACCAGGCAAGTATATGACTTAAGGCTGCCATACAGTCTACCGGGAGCTGTTTTCAGATGTTGTGACCACTCTCATAACTTTACCTCACTTCCCTTTACTCACATGTGCATGCTTTGGAAATCATAAAAGAGCTCAAACAGTGGGCCAATCCTAGTATGGGCCACCTTATCTACCctctacagtcataccctgggttgcacacgctctgtgttgcgtatgttcaggttaagaacgcccgcaacccggaagcgtttccagagTGTGCGCGACCCCCAGATGCTCAGAACGCTtgtgcgcactttgcgcatgcacagaagcgctcaaatcacactaccgttttttttttttgtttttttgtgcgtttgggatACGCCCACCCGCGTTACACAaggcgacccagaacggatcgcgtgcgtaacccggggttccactgtagtagCAATGTTGGTGGCCCCATGCCATCCAATGAGGTCTCCTATAGACAAAGTAAGGATTTGATAGTTCTGCAATAAGACCGCTGTGTATAGAAGTGATCAAGCAAGCAGTGTCACCTGCAGGCCATACACAAGGCAAGTGAGAAGGGTTTTGTGCATATACTAACATACTTGGCAAAGTCTTTTATATAaaagtgtttttatattgtgggtGGATGTTATGTActactttatttaaaacattgcCTAATACAAGTTTTTCATGGCCTCTCGCTAGAACAAATCTTAGGAACATGATACTACTAACATACGGTATGTGTAGAAATTCTCCCCAGGAGATGGAATACTGAGCCACTCGAGATCTCCCTCTCCCATGGATGAGCTCTTTGCATACATTGGTGTGCATGCCTTCTCATCCTCACAAAATATGCAGGGAGGGAGGTCTGGCTTTCAACTTACGAGGAAGCTCATCTGAAACTACCTCCTGATAGAAAACATTGAAAGCCCTGACAAAAGCAAAGGGAAGAACTTGATTTAAGAGAGGGACATGAAAATAGGTGATATATGTTTAAGTTTTAATTGTGGGAAACATCAAAGATGGCGACAGGTCCTCGGGCACCCTTAGGTTGGAGATACAAATAATGAAAAGTGGTCCCCCATTAAGTAAGCGTTCCCTCTGAATTGTACTCTTGGGTTGAGAGCTGGAACATCCCCCCACAATACTTCTGTCATTCTGCATGAGATTTGGGGCCAGCAGTACAGCTTGGGGATAGGgaagtttaaaataaactataaGGTGTGCTGTTCATGATGgggagcccgccctgtggaacaccctcccatcagatgtcaaggaaataagcaactatcctatttttaagacatctgaaggcagccctgtttagggaagtttttaatatttaatgctgtattgtttttaatactcgattgggagctgcccagagtggctgggaaaaatcagccagatgggcgggatataaattattatagtggtgccccgctagatgaaaataattcgttctgcgaattttttcgtctagcgaagcggcaatgacagccgcgctccgcttaACGGGGAAAataagacgaaaatttttcgtcttgcgaagcagccccattgactttttcgtcttgcggggcagcttccgctagacgaatgccgttcgtctagcgagttttttgtctagcgaggcaccactgtattattattattattatattttatattacacACTCAATTTAAACTTGCTTTAGGGATGAAGGAAGGCCAAGCACTTATGTCCTTGCAGGACCGACTTGTACTGGccctttaaaaagagataaaCTGTCTTCAGTTTTCAAGCCTCCAACTATGCTAAAATAATCTAAGTGGCAGCTGAAGCTACTTATCAATATTAAAAATCTTGTATATAGTTTATGCAATTTAAAACCCAATCTGAATTGAAACCTTtctctagtacagtggtgccccgctagacgaaaaactcgctagacgaacggcattcgtgtAGCAGAaactgccccgcaagatgaaaaagtcaatggggctgcttcgcaagacgaaaaattttcgtcttttttttccccgtttagcggagcgcggctgtcattgccgcttctctagacgaaaaaaccgctagacttaaaaattcgcagaacgaattattttcgtctagcggggcaccactgtatatccagtATTATTCTCAGAGCAGTCATTCAGAAATACAAATATGGCTTCTAGGGTGAGCTAGCAAGTAGATATGGAAAGCATCTTCCCACTTGCTCTGCAGAGAAGTAACTACAGCAATTTCTTATTTGACTATCTTATGGATGGGGTCATACttattttccaaaatattctCAAAGATGACTTAATTCAGTTAAGACTGGAATTCAACTATGGAACTTTAATTTATAGTCGAGTAcgatttcccccctgaaaatgtAATGCCTCCTTCCAGATGTAAAAATGGATGCAGCAACAAAAGAACACTGAGCGGTTTGTCTTTATTGCCTTTGTGTACTTGTTAGCACTGGTGCATGAGTTAATCTAATATGGTATGTTTTGTTTacagagaagagaggagggagaggcatGTCCAGGGAAGAAAACAGA from Lacerta agilis isolate rLacAgi1 chromosome 1, rLacAgi1.pri, whole genome shotgun sequence includes these protein-coding regions:
- the NUSAP1 gene encoding nucleolar and spindle-associated protein 1, which gives rise to MEAPSAQQLEALRYCELRRLAKSAGLKANLKADKLLNLLKRHFLAPVKENENMVNKRGLSTDTDDLNSSQRLVNESMVTKRRRKQKNDDAQGNPEGKTEVPEKEILTEVTECEEAQDVESRKTLKTSPNKCLLNSGVVENLADNSDTEGQQQKRKTRRKGGENRILVDPVSEKKPGRTRFASTTPNFKKIHEAQFKKMKSIDEYIERKNKMIRNFSNSVNEVKVLAQKTSQKHTQNSNSKKRSSSGGFLLSPYPQRNKQSAVCTPVNLQYSPHNSSDTANKSILSQKSIFSSTSLSTTKMNVRFSTSTKDNEHKRSLTKTPSRKTPFLNVGTPASQKSNKAITVTNSKGIATKHQAAETPTNSAVTPFKIEAIAPFTFGATSTKKPVFDLQASLSRPLGYQPHKGRLKPWGKSKENLQTPCSHKTNYKQPLLQTREERRERHVQGRKQRKDEVLRSRRGLTDV